The following are from one region of the Pseudomonas putida genome:
- a CDS encoding Lrp/AsnC family transcriptional regulator has protein sequence MSDSRSITLDEIDRQLIALLQINARESVATLARQLGIARTTVNSRLERLEKNKVISGYGVRLGQRVMGGGLQAYVGIKVQPRSGKEVVRRLSAMGQVQQLCAVSGEFDYVAWLRTDSPEQLDQLLDQIGSVDGVEKTTTSIILSSKVDRGQPL, from the coding sequence ATGTCGGACTCCCGCTCCATCACGCTGGATGAAATCGATCGCCAGCTGATCGCCCTGCTGCAGATCAACGCCCGCGAAAGCGTCGCCACCCTCGCCCGCCAGTTGGGTATCGCCCGCACCACCGTCAACTCGCGCCTGGAGCGGCTGGAGAAGAACAAGGTCATCTCCGGCTATGGCGTGCGCCTGGGCCAGCGGGTGATGGGGGGTGGGCTGCAGGCGTATGTGGGGATCAAGGTGCAGCCGCGCTCGGGCAAGGAAGTGGTGCGGCGCCTGAGTGCCATGGGCCAGGTGCAGCAGCTGTGCGCGGTGAGCGGCGAGTTCGACTATGTGGCCTGGCTGCGTACGGATTCGCCCGAGCAACTGGACCAGTTGCTCGATCAGATCGGCAGTGTCGACGGGGTGGAAAAGACCACCACGTCGATCATTCTCAGCAGCAAGGTGGACCGCGGGCAGCCGCTCTGA
- a CDS encoding Fic family protein — protein sequence MNDPLWIWLQPDWPHFSWQAEALAPLLRACSEAQGRLLGMLSAVGSDTEVQSSLDAMLQNIVTSSAIEGEQLNVGSVRSSLARRLGLSEEGRTTSRSEGLAELLLDATRLHQQPLDKQRLFTWHRWLFPTDEQLLTRPLHIGALRGEEPMQVVSGRVDRPTVHFEAPPRAGLEAQLTDFLAWFESSRNDASLDPFLRAGIAHFWFVTLHPFDDGNGRLTRAITDQALAQGEKHAIRFYAMSASILDDRAGYYRILEASQKGNLDITAWLQWFLKTLLNSLEQALARIDRVLVKARFWQAHRSQTLSAEQIKVLNRLLDGGEKGFEDGISAAQYQAVAKVSKATATRHLSDLMEKGCIERLPGGGRSTRYQIAR from the coding sequence ATGAATGACCCGCTCTGGATCTGGCTGCAGCCCGACTGGCCGCACTTCAGTTGGCAAGCCGAAGCGCTCGCCCCGCTGTTGCGAGCCTGCAGCGAGGCTCAGGGTCGTTTGTTGGGAATGCTCAGTGCGGTGGGCAGTGACACCGAAGTGCAGAGCAGCCTGGATGCCATGCTACAGAACATCGTCACCTCTTCAGCCATCGAGGGCGAGCAACTGAATGTCGGTTCGGTGCGCTCATCACTGGCGCGGCGCTTGGGGCTGAGCGAAGAAGGTCGCACCACCTCGCGCTCCGAAGGCCTGGCGGAACTGCTGCTCGATGCCACCCGCCTGCATCAACAACCACTAGACAAACAGCGACTGTTCACCTGGCACCGTTGGCTATTCCCCACTGATGAGCAATTGCTGACTCGACCGCTACACATCGGTGCACTGCGTGGCGAAGAGCCCATGCAGGTCGTTTCAGGTCGGGTCGACCGCCCCACCGTACATTTCGAAGCCCCTCCTCGCGCAGGATTGGAAGCGCAACTGACGGACTTTCTCGCCTGGTTCGAGAGCAGCCGCAACGATGCCAGCCTTGACCCCTTTCTGCGCGCCGGTATTGCACATTTCTGGTTCGTAACACTGCACCCCTTCGATGACGGCAACGGTCGCCTCACGCGCGCTATCACCGACCAGGCATTGGCTCAGGGCGAAAAGCATGCCATTCGCTTTTACGCGATGTCAGCGAGCATCCTCGACGACCGCGCTGGTTACTACCGCATCCTCGAAGCCAGTCAGAAAGGCAACTTGGACATCACCGCCTGGCTGCAGTGGTTTCTCAAGACATTGCTCAACAGCCTGGAGCAGGCCCTCGCTCGTATCGACCGCGTACTGGTCAAGGCGCGCTTCTGGCAGGCACACCGCAGCCAAACCCTATCGGCGGAACAGATCAAAGTGCTGAACCGCCTGCTCGATGGCGGCGAAAAGGGTTTCGAGGACGGAATCAGCGCGGCGCAATACCAAGCCGTGGCCAAGGTCTCCAAGGCCACCGCGACCCGTCACCTGAGCGACCTGATGGAGAAGGGCTGCATCGAGCGGCTGCCCGGTGGTGGGCGCAGCACCCGTTACCAGATAGCACGCTGA
- a CDS encoding NAD(P)/FAD-dependent oxidoreductase, with protein sequence MNKKNRHPADGKKPITIFGPDFPFAFDDWLEHPAGLGSIPAERHGEEVAIVGAGIAGLVAAYELMKLGLKPVVYEASKLGGRLRSQAFNGTDGIIAELGGMRFPVSSTAFYHYVDKLGLETKPFPNPLTPASGSTVIDLEGQTYYAEKPTDLPKLFHEVADAWADALESGAQFADIQQAIRDRDVPRLKALWNKLVPLWDDRTFYDFVATSRSFAQLSFQHREVFGQVGFGTGGWDSDFPNSMLEIFRVVMTNCDDHQHLVVGGVEQVPQGIWRHVPERCVHWPEGTSLSALHGGAPRTGVKRIARAADGRLAVTDNWGDTRHYSAVLATCQTWLLTTQIDCEESLFSQKMWMALDRTRYMQSSKTFVMVDRPFWKDKDPETGRDLMSMTLTDRLTRGTYLFDNGNDKPGVICLSYSWMSDALKMLPHPVEKRVQLALDALKKIYPKTDIAGHIIGDPITVSWEADPHFLGAFKGALPGHYRYNQRMYAHFMQQDMPAEQRGMFIAGDDVSWTPAWVEGAVQTSLNAVWGIMNHFGGRTHPDNPGPGDVFDEIGPIALPD encoded by the coding sequence ATGAACAAGAAAAACCGCCACCCCGCCGACGGTAAAAAGCCAATCACCATCTTCGGCCCGGATTTCCCCTTCGCCTTCGACGACTGGCTGGAACACCCCGCAGGCCTGGGCAGCATCCCGGCCGAGCGCCATGGTGAGGAAGTGGCCATCGTGGGCGCCGGTATCGCCGGCCTGGTGGCGGCCTACGAGCTGATGAAGCTGGGCCTCAAGCCGGTGGTGTACGAAGCCTCCAAGCTGGGTGGCCGGTTGCGCTCGCAAGCCTTCAACGGCACCGACGGGATCATCGCCGAACTGGGTGGCATGCGCTTCCCGGTTTCATCCACCGCCTTCTACCACTACGTGGACAAGCTGGGCCTGGAGACCAAACCGTTCCCTAACCCGCTCACCCCCGCTTCGGGCAGCACGGTAATCGACCTGGAAGGCCAGACCTACTACGCCGAAAAACCCACCGACCTGCCCAAGCTGTTCCACGAAGTGGCCGACGCCTGGGCCGACGCGCTGGAAAGCGGTGCCCAGTTCGCCGACATCCAGCAGGCCATCCGCGACCGCGACGTACCACGCCTGAAAGCGCTGTGGAACAAGCTGGTACCGCTGTGGGACGACCGCACCTTCTACGACTTTGTCGCCACCTCGCGCTCGTTCGCCCAGCTGAGCTTCCAGCACCGCGAAGTGTTCGGCCAGGTCGGTTTCGGCACCGGCGGCTGGGACTCGGACTTCCCCAACTCGATGCTGGAAATCTTCCGCGTGGTGATGACCAACTGCGACGACCACCAGCACCTGGTGGTCGGCGGTGTGGAGCAGGTACCGCAAGGCATCTGGCGCCATGTGCCGGAGCGCTGCGTGCACTGGCCGGAAGGTACCAGCCTGAGCGCTCTGCATGGCGGCGCGCCGCGTACCGGGGTCAAGCGCATCGCCCGCGCCGCCGATGGCCGCCTGGCGGTCACCGACAACTGGGGCGACACCCGCCACTACAGCGCCGTGCTCGCCACCTGCCAGACCTGGCTGCTGACCACCCAGATCGACTGCGAAGAATCGCTGTTCTCGCAAAAGATGTGGATGGCCCTGGACCGCACCCGCTACATGCAGTCGTCGAAAACCTTCGTCATGGTCGACCGACCGTTCTGGAAGGACAAGGACCCGGAAACCGGCCGCGATCTGATGAGCATGACCCTCACCGATCGCCTCACCCGCGGCACCTACCTGTTCGACAACGGCAACGACAAGCCCGGGGTGATCTGCCTGTCGTACTCGTGGATGAGCGACGCGCTGAAAATGCTGCCGCACCCGGTGGAAAAACGCGTGCAGCTGGCGCTGGATGCACTGAAGAAGATCTACCCGAAGACCGATATCGCCGGGCACATCATCGGCGACCCGATCACCGTTTCCTGGGAAGCCGACCCGCACTTCCTCGGCGCCTTCAAGGGCGCGCTGCCGGGTCACTACCGCTACAACCAGCGCATGTATGCGCACTTCATGCAGCAGGACATGCCTGCCGAGCAGCGCGGCATGTTCATCGCCGGTGACGACGTGTCGTGGACCCCGGCCTGGGTGGAAGGCGCAGTACAGACATCGTTGAATGCGGTGTGGGGTATCATGAACCACTTCGGTGGCCGCACTCACCCGGACAACCCCGGCCCAGGCGACGTGTTCGACGAGATCGGCCCGATCGCCCTGCCGGACTGA
- the pqqA gene encoding pyrroloquinoline quinone precursor peptide PqqA: protein MWTKPAYTDLRIGFEVTMYFANR from the coding sequence ATGTGGACCAAACCTGCATACACTGATCTGCGCATCGGCTTCGAAGTCACCATGTACTTCGCCAACCGCTAA
- a CDS encoding carbon-nitrogen hydrolase family protein has translation MRIALFQGAPKPLDVPGNLQRLRHQAQLAAERGARLLVCPEMFLTGYNIGLAQVERLAEAVDGPAAMEVVEIAQAHRIAIVYGYPERGDDGAIYNSVQLIDAHGRCLGNYRKTHLFGELDRSMFSPGSDHFPVVELDGWKVGLLICYDIEFPENARRLALDGAELILVPTANMTPYDFICQVTVRARAQENQCYLVYANYCGSEGEIQYCGQSSIIGPDGSLLAMAGRDECQLLAELEHERVVQGREVFPYLTDLRQELHLRKD, from the coding sequence ATGCGCATCGCTCTGTTCCAGGGCGCACCCAAGCCACTGGACGTGCCCGGTAACCTGCAACGGTTACGCCACCAGGCACAACTGGCGGCCGAACGCGGCGCCCGATTGCTGGTGTGCCCGGAAATGTTCCTGACCGGCTACAACATCGGCCTGGCCCAGGTCGAGCGCCTGGCCGAGGCCGTCGATGGCCCCGCGGCCATGGAAGTGGTGGAAATCGCCCAGGCGCACCGCATCGCCATCGTCTACGGCTACCCGGAGCGTGGCGACGATGGCGCAATCTACAACAGTGTGCAGCTGATCGATGCGCACGGCCGCTGCCTGGGCAACTATCGCAAGACCCACCTGTTCGGCGAGCTGGACCGCTCGATGTTCAGCCCAGGCTCCGATCACTTTCCGGTGGTGGAGCTCGATGGCTGGAAGGTCGGCCTGCTGATCTGCTACGACATCGAGTTCCCGGAAAACGCCCGGCGCCTGGCGCTGGACGGTGCCGAGCTGATCCTGGTACCGACCGCGAACATGACGCCCTACGACTTCATCTGCCAGGTGACCGTGAGAGCGCGGGCGCAGGAGAACCAGTGCTACCTGGTGTATGCCAACTACTGTGGCTCGGAAGGCGAGATCCAGTATTGTGGGCAGAGCAGCATCATCGGCCCGGATGGCAGCCTGCTGGCCATGGCCGGGCGGGATGAGTGCCAGTTGCTGGCGGAGCTGGAGCATGAGCGGGTGGTGCAGGGGCGGGAGGTGTTTCCTTACCTCACCGATTTGCGCCAGGAGTTGCATCTGCGCAAAGACTGA
- a CDS encoding tyrosine-type recombinase/integrase, producing MVEQLQLDLPDGQLTHVLRHTFASHYMRNGGNILTLQRVICHATLAMTQKFSPGHLADVVNLNPLAGMRGHIVDTSRDCESK from the coding sequence GTGGTCGAACAGCTCCAGCTCGATCTACCCGATGGCCAGCTGACGCATGTACTCCGGCACACCTTCGCCAGCCACTACATGCGAAATGGCGGGAACATCCTGACTCTGCAGCGGGTGATTTGCCATGCCACGTTAGCCATGACTCAGAAGTTCAGCCCTGGGCATCTGGCCGATGTGGTCAATCTCAACCCTCTGGCAGGCATGCGTGGACACATTGTGGACACATCCAGGGATTGTGAAAGTAAGTAA
- a CDS encoding NERD domain-containing protein yields MDYTPIVSQVWGMLTWFIPAALLIGLLKSPWAKGQIGELLVRLFAHWQLDKQIYRRLHNVTLNTPDGTTQIDHVFLSTYGIFVLETKNMSGWIFGSEKQAQWTQKLYKRTFKFQNPLRQNYKHLKALEATLGVNPEHLHSVITFVGGSTFKTEAPANVTQGIGFIRYIQSFQQPVFSEAEVDAMLHALQTGRRAPTLATHREHVQNLKRRSDPTAERQCPKCGSALLIRTVKSGTKAGQQFWGCSAFPKCRMMQNI; encoded by the coding sequence ATGGATTACACCCCAATAGTCTCTCAGGTCTGGGGCATGCTGACCTGGTTCATCCCAGCAGCTCTGCTGATCGGCCTACTCAAATCGCCCTGGGCCAAGGGGCAGATCGGTGAACTGCTGGTACGCCTGTTCGCCCATTGGCAACTGGACAAACAGATCTATCGCCGTCTGCACAACGTCACTCTGAACACGCCGGACGGCACCACGCAGATCGACCACGTATTCCTCTCGACCTACGGCATCTTCGTACTGGAAACGAAGAACATGAGCGGCTGGATCTTCGGCAGTGAAAAGCAGGCGCAGTGGACGCAGAAGCTCTACAAGCGCACCTTCAAATTCCAGAACCCGCTGCGGCAGAACTACAAACACCTCAAAGCGCTGGAAGCCACTCTTGGCGTCAATCCCGAGCACCTGCACTCGGTCATCACCTTCGTCGGCGGCAGCACCTTCAAAACCGAAGCACCGGCCAATGTGACCCAGGGCATCGGCTTTATCCGCTATATCCAGTCATTCCAGCAACCAGTATTCAGCGAGGCTGAAGTCGACGCCATGCTGCACGCCCTGCAAACCGGCCGCCGCGCACCGACCCTCGCCACCCACCGCGAGCATGTGCAAAACCTTAAGCGCCGTAGTGATCCGACAGCCGAGCGGCAATGCCCGAAATGCGGTAGTGCGCTGCTGATTCGTACCGTGAAATCAGGGACGAAAGCGGGCCAGCAGTTTTGGGGATGTTCAGCATTTCCTAAGTGCAGAATGATGCAAAATATTTGA
- a CDS encoding SGNH/GDSL hydrolase family protein, producing the protein MFKRYIGERYAFGAEPVLSNWPASPSGESTVEYTVPVTLFPRGGAFTLTTVGPSMSNTVALTAGGALTGAQYQLADGNSAGTSSHTISFRFTGTGFTLSFGVVGDALDYELIVDGASQGVFTTTEGEDGLTYGNDRRRAHTFGYVRDKVVELRTKRRASQTTGSKVFRPEAIIINKKIRITNQGINGASSRTYRVNNLPPTGAGFGDGVAVGTQDNYVFCQIGTNDRIRSVQFASGVNEYAYNLGLLLDVLQPMADVILMCANPAADENPETFSFTMQDVRGTIYRAAQSRKLDMVDNYTALSAVDINVLANDGLHPNSLGYSLMARNIVNALESA; encoded by the coding sequence GTGTTCAAGCGCTATATCGGCGAGCGGTACGCCTTCGGGGCAGAACCGGTCCTGTCGAACTGGCCCGCCAGCCCAAGCGGCGAATCCACGGTTGAATACACCGTGCCGGTCACGCTGTTCCCACGCGGTGGCGCCTTCACCCTCACCACCGTTGGGCCATCGATGTCCAACACGGTGGCCCTGACCGCCGGAGGCGCACTCACAGGAGCCCAGTACCAGTTGGCAGATGGCAACAGCGCCGGGACCAGCTCCCACACGATCAGCTTCCGCTTCACGGGTACCGGCTTCACTCTGTCGTTCGGGGTGGTGGGGGATGCGCTGGACTATGAGCTGATTGTGGACGGGGCCAGCCAAGGCGTGTTCACCACCACCGAGGGCGAAGATGGATTGACCTACGGTAACGACCGTCGACGGGCGCATACCTTTGGCTACGTTCGGGACAAAGTGGTGGAGCTGCGCACCAAGCGCAGGGCCTCGCAAACCACTGGCAGCAAGGTGTTCCGGCCGGAAGCCATCATCATCAACAAGAAGATCCGGATTACCAACCAGGGCATCAACGGCGCCAGCTCCAGGACCTACCGCGTCAACAACCTGCCACCCACTGGCGCAGGCTTTGGGGACGGCGTCGCGGTAGGCACCCAGGACAACTACGTGTTTTGCCAGATCGGTACCAACGACCGGATCCGATCTGTGCAGTTTGCAAGCGGCGTGAACGAGTACGCCTACAACCTCGGACTGCTCCTGGATGTACTGCAGCCGATGGCTGATGTGATCCTGATGTGTGCCAACCCAGCTGCCGATGAGAACCCCGAGACGTTTTCCTTCACGATGCAGGATGTCCGGGGGACTATTTACCGGGCTGCTCAGTCCCGCAAGCTGGACATGGTCGACAACTACACGGCTCTGTCAGCTGTAGATATCAACGTCCTGGCGAACGATGGTCTGCATCCTAACAGCCTCGGGTACTCCCTGATGGCTAGGAACATCGTCAACGCGCTGGAGTCTGCGTAA
- the pqqF gene encoding pyrroloquinoline quinone biosynthesis protein PqqF has protein sequence MPDATRHLTLANGLQLTLRHAPRLKRSAAALRVHAGSHDAPGKWPGLAHFLEHLFFLGTPRFPLDDGLMRYVQALGGQVNASTRERTTDFFFEVPPSALAGGLERLCQMLAEPDLGIERQRREREVIHAEFIAWSRSPQAQQQFALLQAAAPGHPLGAFHAGNRYTLALQDPAFQQALRGFHQRFYQGGQVTLSLCGPQSLDELERLGRQHAGLFATGARVPQALPLPLSATDTQRLFSHENLPAGAEQALELLIACLNDSRPGTWLDALRQRGWLQGFKAEALYAFAGQLLWHIDLKLSEDASADEADALLQGWFGFIRQAAPEHLNTEFALLQQRRERSASALELARRDSAGQPFAGLDPQSLQTLDALLEGLSVREYGHWQLPAVDPLLLAEVPDARQKPLPAALKVSDQLPGARQYAVLYLRWHVPSPLRQRLHALLERALHPMQERCERVSVQLQFSAAGEYWQLRCAGLPAAVLRTVEQALALMLKPPAASWQPCSAQPPALIPIRALLKQLPDAVLGATPAAVPDCTLAQTELDRLWQQARWHGLAAGFDDAALNALGTVLQRCPGQGSAPGPLPTWANHRWQHAEVPGSEHALLLFCPLPAAMEAAGRLLAQLLQGPVYQRLRVELQLGYAVFSTFRQVEGVGGLLFGVQSPHASQVQILDHLLTLLRQGVTFDPAARQALAGQFDEPAMGNAEVAEWAWQTYLATQPGRLDALRRSILNARQTDLDHLLSHLLGTGSTWLCLANAAAPDASWMG, from the coding sequence ATGCCTGACGCCACCCGCCACCTCACCCTCGCCAACGGCCTGCAGCTGACCCTGCGCCACGCCCCGCGCCTTAAGCGCTCGGCCGCCGCACTGCGGGTGCATGCGGGCAGCCACGACGCGCCTGGCAAGTGGCCCGGTCTGGCACACTTCCTGGAGCACCTGTTCTTTCTCGGCACCCCGCGCTTTCCCCTGGACGACGGCCTGATGCGCTACGTGCAGGCCCTCGGCGGCCAGGTCAATGCCAGCACCCGCGAACGCACCACCGACTTTTTCTTCGAGGTTCCACCCAGCGCTCTGGCCGGGGGCCTGGAGCGCCTGTGCCAGATGTTGGCCGAGCCAGACCTGGGCATCGAACGCCAACGCCGCGAACGTGAAGTCATCCATGCAGAGTTCATTGCCTGGTCGCGCAGCCCGCAGGCCCAGCAACAGTTCGCCTTGCTGCAAGCCGCGGCGCCCGGCCATCCACTGGGCGCTTTTCATGCCGGGAACCGATATACCCTGGCCTTGCAGGACCCAGCCTTCCAGCAAGCGCTGCGTGGCTTCCACCAGCGTTTCTACCAGGGCGGCCAGGTCACCCTGAGCCTGTGCGGCCCGCAATCGCTGGACGAACTGGAAAGGCTGGGCCGGCAGCATGCCGGGCTGTTCGCAACGGGAGCGCGGGTGCCACAAGCGCTGCCACTGCCTTTATCGGCGACCGATACGCAACGGCTCTTCAGTCACGAAAACCTGCCGGCAGGCGCCGAGCAGGCCCTGGAGTTGCTGATCGCCTGCCTCAACGATAGCCGCCCAGGCACTTGGCTGGATGCGCTTCGCCAACGTGGCTGGCTGCAAGGTTTCAAGGCCGAGGCGCTGTATGCCTTTGCCGGGCAGTTGCTGTGGCACATTGACCTGAAGCTCAGCGAGGACGCCAGCGCGGACGAAGCGGATGCGCTGTTGCAGGGTTGGTTCGGCTTCATCCGCCAGGCCGCGCCTGAGCACTTGAATACCGAGTTCGCACTGCTGCAGCAACGCCGCGAACGCAGCGCCAGCGCGCTTGAGCTTGCCCGCCGGGACAGCGCCGGCCAGCCGTTTGCAGGTCTGGATCCTCAAAGCCTGCAAACGCTCGATGCCCTGCTGGAAGGCCTGTCGGTCCGCGAGTACGGGCATTGGCAACTGCCCGCTGTCGACCCCTTGCTACTGGCGGAGGTGCCTGATGCCAGGCAGAAGCCGCTGCCAGCGGCACTGAAGGTCAGCGACCAGCTGCCTGGCGCCCGTCAATACGCGGTGCTGTACCTGCGCTGGCATGTCCCTTCACCCTTGCGCCAACGCCTGCATGCGCTGCTCGAACGCGCCCTGCACCCCATGCAGGAGCGCTGCGAGCGCGTATCGGTGCAGTTGCAGTTCAGTGCCGCTGGCGAATACTGGCAGCTGCGCTGCGCCGGGCTACCGGCTGCGGTATTGCGCACTGTGGAACAGGCCTTGGCGCTCATGCTCAAGCCCCCGGCAGCCAGTTGGCAGCCCTGTTCGGCGCAGCCTCCGGCACTGATCCCGATCCGCGCCCTGCTCAAGCAGCTGCCCGACGCCGTGCTGGGCGCCACGCCGGCAGCTGTGCCGGATTGCACCTTGGCACAGACCGAACTCGACAGACTGTGGCAGCAGGCACGCTGGCACGGCCTGGCGGCAGGCTTCGACGATGCTGCCCTGAATGCATTGGGCACTGTGCTGCAGCGCTGCCCTGGCCAAGGCTCGGCGCCTGGCCCTCTGCCCACCTGGGCCAACCACCGTTGGCAACATGCCGAAGTACCCGGTAGCGAACATGCCCTGCTACTGTTCTGCCCACTACCGGCGGCCATGGAAGCCGCAGGCCGTCTGCTCGCCCAGTTGCTGCAAGGGCCGGTCTACCAACGGCTGCGGGTAGAACTGCAACTCGGCTATGCGGTATTCAGTACCTTTCGTCAGGTCGAGGGGGTCGGTGGCCTGCTGTTCGGGGTCCAGTCGCCTCACGCCAGCCAGGTACAGATACTCGACCACTTGCTCACCTTGCTACGCCAGGGCGTCACCTTCGATCCGGCCGCTCGCCAGGCCCTGGCCGGGCAATTCGATGAACCGGCAATGGGCAACGCCGAAGTCGCCGAATGGGCGTGGCAGACATACCTGGCCACACAACCCGGCAGGCTGGATGCGCTGCGCAGGTCTATCCTGAATGCGCGGCAGACGGATCTGGACCACCTGCTGAGCCACCTGCTCGGTACAGGTTCTACCTGGCTATGCCTGGCCAACGCTGCCGCACCAGATGCTTCCTGGATGGGTTGA